A portion of the Bacteroides faecium genome contains these proteins:
- a CDS encoding LruC domain-containing protein — protein sequence MNDVVVKYQSDVTYIAKAGNTDDATAQKAVDTFSFVHTGATYRNAFSYKVNISPASISSITILDENKNIKKDYTTQIITDGDGFIIDLCPNVKGVIEAMTDGEVKVPQVYTVTMEFKDGTVKQNYFAKNCAPYNPFIAPAEKPGVEVHLPMYPPTKRAEKSYFGTEDDRSDGGTMWYVSGENIKFPFAIHLSDVTSFRIPKEEYDISTTYPNYLKWVESGMTDYKDWYK from the coding sequence TTGAATGATGTTGTAGTCAAATATCAGTCGGATGTGACTTATATTGCCAAGGCAGGCAATACAGATGATGCCACAGCACAAAAAGCTGTTGATACTTTTTCATTTGTACACACAGGTGCTACATATAGGAACGCTTTTTCATATAAAGTGAATATATCGCCGGCTTCAATCAGCAGTATCACGATTCTTGATGAAAATAAAAATATCAAGAAAGATTATACTACCCAGATTATTACTGACGGAGATGGTTTCATTATTGACTTGTGCCCGAATGTCAAAGGCGTCATTGAAGCGATGACCGATGGCGAAGTAAAAGTGCCGCAGGTTTACACGGTAACGATGGAATTCAAAGACGGGACAGTCAAACAGAATTATTTCGCAAAAAACTGCGCACCTTATAATCCATTTATTGCTCCCGCCGAGAAACCTGGCGTAGAAGTACATTTGCCAATGTATCCCCCGACCAAGAGAGCTGAGAAATCTTACTTCGGTACTGAAGATGACCGTTCAGATGGTGGAACGATGTGGTATGTAAGTGGAGAAAACATAAAATTCCCTTTTGCAATCCATCTGTCAGACGTAACGAGTTTCAGGATTCCGAAGGAAGAATACGACATATCAACAACTTATCCCAATTATCTAAAATGGGTTGAAAGCGGTATGACCGATTATAAAGATTGGTACAAATAA
- a CDS encoding DUF4114 domain-containing protein, with protein MTNKVLISVCIAVFAIIFQSCSDRDYYDPTKLPGYVASNPSGLDYSTSHNVRLDLNYDVANGVISTVDFYTEYPLTNTGSLRTDITPIARGINVAGSTELSRRIPSYIDKLYAYSPNLFVPLVSSAKIANGIASFQPETISVEPANTTRAGNAGDLWKRASIYELKKREDFYAATSGDNFKYDIIAPDYQSNIPAEVMTHIGNTFAEYERIPVTSEFVRDATFTVVKGSKNNESTKIYLSVLAAGCDQRNSLSYFVYTGDKEFSELTKAETEKLEVITLLQLANSNNNHFSHMKIGLTPGNYIQLLYKNEHGQFVEDFPVGAKIGWRLNANGFDEANFTVKESEVRFSVPVWNDNKWGNQDYQGGTDSNYTIQFQTTDNKGNIYKCFGFEDKRYNSDEDYNDLVFHVYSDPADGLSELPEVKPEDITITESYKGILAFEDNWPKKRRLRFE; from the coding sequence ATGACAAACAAGGTACTAATTTCAGTGTGTATAGCTGTATTTGCTATTATTTTCCAGAGTTGTAGTGACAGGGATTATTATGATCCGACTAAACTTCCGGGCTATGTGGCTTCAAATCCATCCGGACTTGATTACTCTACCTCGCATAATGTACGATTAGATCTGAATTATGATGTAGCAAACGGGGTCATATCAACCGTCGATTTTTATACGGAATATCCCTTGACTAATACAGGCAGCCTGCGAACTGACATAACACCAATTGCCAGAGGAATCAATGTTGCCGGCAGCACAGAACTAAGCCGGAGAATTCCTTCATACATTGACAAACTGTATGCTTACTCACCGAACTTATTCGTACCCTTAGTGTCATCCGCAAAAATAGCCAATGGCATCGCTTCTTTTCAACCGGAGACTATTTCCGTAGAGCCTGCTAACACAACTCGTGCCGGTAATGCGGGTGATTTATGGAAGAGGGCTAGCATTTATGAGCTGAAGAAAAGAGAGGATTTCTATGCGGCAACAAGTGGTGACAATTTTAAATATGATATAATAGCTCCTGATTACCAGTCAAATATTCCGGCAGAGGTTATGACTCATATTGGGAACACCTTTGCCGAATATGAGAGAATACCAGTCACAAGTGAATTCGTCAGGGATGCTACCTTTACAGTTGTAAAAGGTAGCAAGAACAACGAAAGTACTAAAATTTATTTATCAGTACTGGCCGCAGGATGTGATCAGAGAAACTCGTTATCTTATTTTGTTTATACAGGTGATAAAGAATTTAGCGAATTAACAAAGGCAGAAACAGAAAAACTTGAAGTAATAACCTTACTCCAGTTGGCTAATTCAAATAACAACCATTTCAGCCACATGAAAATAGGTCTTACTCCCGGAAATTACATACAGTTATTATACAAGAATGAACACGGACAGTTCGTTGAAGACTTTCCTGTAGGAGCCAAAATTGGCTGGAGATTAAATGCCAATGGCTTTGATGAAGCAAATTTTACCGTTAAAGAATCCGAAGTAAGATTCTCTGTTCCTGTTTGGAACGACAATAAATGGGGTAATCAGGACTATCAAGGAGGAACTGACTCCAATTATACGATACAATTTCAAACGACCGACAACAAAGGAAATATCTATAAATGTTTTGGTTTTGAAGATAAAAGATATAATAGCGATGAAGATTATAATGACTTGGTATTCCACGTATATAGCGACCCGGCTGATGGTCTCAGCGAGCTGCCCGAAGTGAAACCGGAAGATATAACGATAACCGAATCATATAAAGGTATTCTAGCCTTTGAAGACAACTGGCCTAAAAAAAGGAGATTACGATTTGAATGA
- a CDS encoding low temperature requirement protein A, producing MFYSPHPLLRKRETETATVSYSELLFDLIYVFSVTQLSHYLLHNLTWAGLLKETILWFAVWMLWQHTIWVTNWFNPDTRPIRILLFISMLIGLVMAAAIPYAFTYRGLIFAVCYVLIQAGRTLYVILVLGKHHLSANFKRIMGWFCISAVFWITGAILGGEWQIALWIVAAICDYTAPMHGFALPLLGRSDSSKEWTIEGHHLVERCQLFVIIAFGETLLMTGASLSEIEEWTPLVITSAVISFIGSLAMWWVYFDVSSEAGSRKIQEVKDPGKLGLIYNAIHIVLVGALIICAVGDELIVAHPEQEMGAEIVFVLIIGPIIYILANSVYKYITCRMIPLSHIIAVIALALLLPWPYHVSLLMMNILVTSVFVFVIVFDMIYPDKGLKVN from the coding sequence ATGTTTTATTCACCTCATCCCTTACTCCGGAAAAGAGAAACGGAGACTGCTACCGTTTCTTACTCCGAACTGCTGTTCGACTTGATTTATGTCTTCTCGGTCACGCAACTTTCGCATTATCTGCTTCATAACCTCACTTGGGCGGGATTATTGAAAGAGACTATCCTCTGGTTTGCCGTATGGATGCTGTGGCAACATACTATTTGGGTGACTAACTGGTTCAACCCGGACACCCGGCCGATTCGTATTCTTCTTTTTATCAGTATGTTGATAGGCTTGGTAATGGCCGCCGCCATTCCTTATGCCTTTACCTACCGTGGACTTATCTTTGCTGTCTGCTATGTACTGATACAGGCGGGGCGTACCCTCTATGTCATTTTAGTGTTAGGCAAGCATCATCTCTCTGCCAATTTTAAGCGAATTATGGGCTGGTTCTGCATCTCCGCTGTCTTTTGGATTACGGGAGCGATTCTTGGGGGAGAGTGGCAGATTGCTTTATGGATTGTAGCTGCCATCTGTGATTATACAGCTCCGATGCATGGCTTTGCCTTGCCTTTGTTAGGACGTTCTGATAGCAGCAAGGAGTGGACGATTGAAGGACATCATTTGGTGGAACGTTGCCAGTTATTTGTAATCATCGCTTTTGGAGAAACGCTGTTAATGACCGGAGCTTCTTTGAGTGAGATTGAAGAATGGACGCCTTTGGTAATCACCTCTGCTGTTATCTCTTTTATAGGTAGCCTAGCGATGTGGTGGGTTTACTTCGACGTGAGCAGCGAAGCCGGTAGCCGGAAGATACAGGAAGTGAAAGATCCCGGAAAACTGGGGTTAATCTACAACGCTATTCATATCGTATTGGTAGGTGCATTGATTATTTGCGCGGTGGGAGATGAACTAATTGTTGCCCACCCTGAACAGGAAATGGGTGCGGAAATTGTCTTTGTATTGATTATCGGGCCGATTATTTATATTTTGGCAAACAGCGTTTATAAATATATCACGTGCCGTATGATTCCCCTGTCTCATATCATTGCAGTGATAGCTTTGGCTTTATTACTTCCTTGGCCCTACCATGTTTCTTTGTTGATGATGAATATCTTGGTTACATCTGTTTTTGTCTTTGTGATAGTATTTGATATGATATATCCTGATAAGGGATTAAAGGTGAATTAA
- a CDS encoding HU family DNA-binding protein gives MNKSELISAMAAESQMSKADAKKALDAFITSVTNAMKAGEKVSLVGFGTFSVSERAERTGINPSTKATITIPAKKVAKFKAGAELSAAVE, from the coding sequence ATGAATAAGTCTGAACTTATTAGCGCAATGGCTGCTGAATCTCAAATGAGCAAAGCCGATGCAAAAAAAGCACTTGATGCTTTCATCACTTCAGTTACTAATGCTATGAAAGCTGGCGAAAAAGTATCCCTCGTTGGTTTTGGTACTTTCTCTGTAAGCGAAAGAGCTGAAAGAACTGGTATTAACCCTTCTACAAAGGCAACTATTACTATTCCTGCAAAGAAAGTAGCTAAGTTTAAAGCTGGTGCTGAATTGTCTGCAGCTGTTGAATAA
- the argS gene encoding arginine--tRNA ligase: protein MKIEDKLVASVISGLKALYGQEVPEKMVQIQKTKKEFEGHLTLVVFPFLKMSKKGPEQTAQEIGEYLKANEPAVAAFNVIKGFLNLTIASATWIQLLNEIQADEQYGLVKATETSPLVMIEYSSPNTNKPLHLGHVRNNLLGNALANIVAANGNKVVKTNIVNDRGIHICKSMLAWKKYGNGETPETSGKKGDHLVGDYYVSFDKHYKAEVKELMAEYTAQGMNDEEAKAKAEAASPLMQEAREMLVKWEAGDPEVRGLWEMMNNWVYAGFDETYKKMGVSFDKIYYESNTYLEGKEKVMEGLEKGFFYKKEDGSVWADLTAEGLDHKLLLRGDGTSVYMTQDIGTAKLRFADYPIDKMIYVVGNEQNYHFQVLSILLDKLGFEWGKGLVHFSYGMVELPEGKMKSREGTVVDADDLMEEMISTAKETSQELGKLDGLTQEEADDIARIVGLGALKYFILKVDARKNMTFNPKESIDFNGNTGPFIQYTYARIQSVLRKAAESGIVIPEQIPAGIELSEKEEGLIQMVADFAAVVKQAGEDYSPSIIANYTYDLVKEYNQFYHDFSILREENEAVKVFRIALSANVAKVVRLGMGLLGIEVPSRM, encoded by the coding sequence ATGAAGATAGAAGATAAACTTGTAGCGTCCGTCATTAGCGGACTGAAGGCACTCTACGGTCAGGAAGTCCCTGAAAAGATGGTGCAAATCCAAAAGACCAAAAAAGAATTTGAAGGACATCTGACGCTGGTCGTGTTCCCTTTTCTGAAAATGTCGAAGAAAGGTCCGGAACAGACGGCGCAGGAGATTGGTGAATATCTGAAAGCTAACGAACCGGCAGTGGCTGCTTTTAACGTGATAAAAGGGTTTCTGAACCTGACTATCGCATCAGCTACGTGGATTCAGTTGCTGAATGAGATTCAGGCTGACGAACAATATGGTCTGGTAAAAGCTACCGAAACTTCGCCGTTGGTGATGATTGAGTATTCTTCTCCGAATACGAACAAGCCGCTTCACTTGGGACACGTGCGTAACAACCTTTTGGGTAACGCATTGGCTAACATTGTAGCAGCAAACGGCAACAAGGTGGTAAAGACCAATATCGTTAACGACCGCGGTATACATATCTGTAAATCCATGCTGGCATGGAAGAAATACGGTAATGGTGAAACTCCCGAAACTTCCGGCAAGAAAGGCGACCACCTGGTAGGTGATTATTATGTATCTTTCGATAAGCATTATAAAGCGGAAGTTAAGGAACTGATGGCTGAATATACAGCACAGGGAATGAATGACGAAGAAGCGAAGGCGAAAGCGGAAGCAGCTTCCCCATTGATGCAGGAAGCCCGTGAAATGCTCGTGAAGTGGGAAGCAGGTGACCCGGAAGTACGCGGATTGTGGGAGATGATGAACAACTGGGTATATGCCGGTTTCGATGAAACCTACAAGAAGATGGGTGTCAGCTTCGACAAGATATATTATGAATCCAACACCTATCTCGAAGGAAAAGAGAAAGTGATGGAAGGACTGGAAAAAGGTTTCTTCTACAAGAAAGAGGACGGCTCTGTATGGGCTGACCTGACTGCCGAAGGCTTGGACCATAAGCTGCTTCTTCGTGGTGACGGTACATCTGTTTACATGACGCAGGACATCGGTACGGCTAAACTCCGTTTTGCCGATTATCCTATTGACAAGATGATTTATGTGGTAGGTAATGAACAGAACTATCACTTCCAGGTGCTTTCTATCCTGCTTGACAAGCTCGGCTTCGAGTGGGGTAAGGGATTGGTTCACTTCTCTTACGGAATGGTGGAACTGCCGGAAGGTAAGATGAAATCCCGTGAAGGTACGGTGGTGGATGCTGACGACTTGATGGAAGAGATGATTTCCACTGCCAAAGAAACCTCTCAGGAACTGGGTAAACTGGACGGTTTGACACAGGAAGAAGCGGACGATATTGCCCGTATTGTCGGTTTGGGTGCATTGAAATATTTCATTCTGAAAGTGGATGCCCGTAAGAATATGACGTTCAACCCGAAAGAATCTATCGACTTCAACGGTAACACAGGCCCGTTCATTCAATATACTTACGCACGTATCCAGTCCGTACTCCGCAAGGCTGCCGAATCGGGAATTGTAATACCCGAGCAGATTCCTGCCGGCATTGAATTGAGCGAAAAGGAAGAAGGCCTGATTCAAATGGTTGCCGACTTTGCTGCTGTTGTCAAACAGGCAGGCGAGGATTATAGCCCGTCTATTATCGCAAATTATACCTATGACCTGGTGAAAGAATACAACCAGTTCTACCATGACTTCAGCATCTTGCGCGAAGAGAATGAAGCGGTGAAAGTGTTCCGTATCGCTCTGTCGGCTAATGTAGCAAAAGTCGTTCGTTTGGGTATGGGCTTGCTGGGTATCGAAGTTCCTTCCAGAATGTAA